The proteins below are encoded in one region of Myxocyprinus asiaticus isolate MX2 ecotype Aquarium Trade chromosome 13, UBuf_Myxa_2, whole genome shotgun sequence:
- the LOC127449848 gene encoding gastrula zinc finger protein XlCGF26.1-like, with translation MSDLKPCRIKIEDTEEQIDLMEVKEESQELNDIDQKHHQHPKSNNSITDEESIICLKNERNFSQKSTQRTRAKYSFICPHCGKRFTKKASLKRHLRIHTGEKPFTCTQCGKSFRVKKTLQGHMKIHTEEKPFTCTQCGNCFTRKGSLREHMRIHTGEKPFTCTQCGNCFTRKGSLREHMRIHTGEKPFTCTQCGKSFTQKGDLKKHLRIHTGEKPFTCTQCGKSFTQKGDLKNHLIIHTGEKPFTCTQCGKSFTKKNLIKRHLRIHNGDKILDLKRHLRINTGEKLFTCTQCGMSFTQKASLKRHLRIHTGEKPFTCTQCGKSFTQAGNLKIHLTVHTVDQLFTCLQCGKSFTVKKTLQEHMKIHTEGKPFTCTQCEKSFTQKGNLKEHMRIHTGEKPFTCPQCGKSFTQKGSRKKHMRIHTGEKPFTCLPCGKSFTRKGSLKEHMRIHTGEKPFICTQCGKSFTKKGSLKEHMRIHTGEKPFTCPQCGNSFTKKADLKRHLKIHTGEKPFTCTQCGKSFTVKKTLQDHMKIHAEEKP, from the exons ctgaggaacaaatag ACCTGATGGaggtgaaagaggaaagtcaagaactaAATGACATAGATCAGAAACACCATCAGCATCCTAAATCTAATAATTCAATAACTGATGAAGAATCTATTATTTGCTTAAAGAATGAAAGGAATTTCTCACAAAAAAGCACTCAGAGAACAAGAGCCAAATATTCTTTCATCTGCCCTCActgtggaaagagattcacaaaaaaAGCATCTCTAAAGAGGCacctgagaattcacactggagagaaacctttcacatgcactcagtgtggaaagagtttcagagtAAAGAAAACCCTTCAGGGTCACATGAAAATCCACACTGAAGAGAAGCCCTTcacatgcactcagtgtggaaatTGTTTTACACGAAAAGGAAGCCTTAGGgaacacatgagaattcacacgggagagaagcctttcacatgcactcagtgtggaaatTGTTTTACACGAAAAGGAAGCCTTAGGgaacacatgagaattcacacgggagagaagcctttcacatgcactcagtgtggaaagagtttcacacaaaaaggagatcTAAAGAAGCACCTAAgaattcacaccggagagaagcctttcacatgcactcagtgtggaaaaagtttcacacaaaaaggagatcTAAAGAATCACCTgataattcacactggagagaagcctttcacatgcactcagtgtggaaagagtttcacaaaaaaaaaccttataaAGAGGCACCTGAGAATTCACAATGGAGACAAGATTTTAGATCTAAAGAGACACCTGAGAATTAACACTGGAGAGAAGCTTTTcacatgcactcagtgtggaatgagtttcacacaaaaagcaTCTCTAAAGAGGCacctgagaattcacactggagagaagcctttcacatgcactcagtgtggaaagagtttcacacaagcaGGAAACCTTAAGATTCACCTGACAGTTCACACCGTGGATCAGCTTTTcacctgccttcagtgtggaaagagtttcactgtaAAGAAAACCCTTCAGGAACACATGAAAATCCACACTGAAGGGAAGCCCTTCACATGCACtcagtgtgaaaagagtttcacacaaaaaggaaacctTAAGgaacacatgagaattcacactggagagaagccttttacatgccctcagtgtggaaagagttttacacaaAAAGGAAGCCGTAAAaaacacatgagaattcacactggagaaaagcctttcacatgccttccgtgtggaaagagtttcacacgaaAAGGAAGCCTTAAGgaacacatgagaattcacacgggagagaagcctttcatatgcactcagtgtggaaagagttttacaaaAAAAGGAAGCCTTAAGgaacacatgagaattcacactggagagaagcctttcacatgccctcagtgtggaaataGTTTTACAAAAAAGGCAGATCTAAAAAGGCACctgaaaattcacactggagagaagcctttcacatgcactcagtgtggaaagagtttcacagtaAAGAAAACCCTTCAGGATCACATGAAAATCCACGCTGAAGAGAAACCTTAG